A stretch of Episyrphus balteatus chromosome 2, idEpiBalt1.1, whole genome shotgun sequence DNA encodes these proteins:
- the LOC129912289 gene encoding alanine and glycine-rich protein-like has translation MKTSTKFVVVLLGVFFLMDIVVSDEETMRYMVKRSAQMPPGAETAGQAGASMAGSANMGAGFGVGAGAGGGADAGASAGAEAGAGGGGGAGAGSDNKAGK, from the exons atgaaaacatcaACTAAATTCGTGGTCGTCTTGTTAGGAGTTTTCTTCCTCATg gaCATTGTTGTCTCAGACGAGGAAACTATGCGCTATATGGTAAAACGAAGTGCTCAAATGCCACCTGGAGCTGAAACTGCTGGGCAAGCGGGAGCATCTATGGCTGGAAGTGCAAATATGGGTGCAGGTTTTGGTGTAGGCGCAGGTGCAGGTGGAGGAGCAGATGCTGGCGCCAGTGCAGGTGCCGAAGCAGGCgcaggtggtggtggtggtgcagGTGCAGGATCAGACAACAAAGCCGGAAAGTAA